A region from the Ancylothrix sp. D3o genome encodes:
- a CDS encoding Rpn family recombination-promoting nuclease/putative transposase, giving the protein MKTDTIFYLIFQQFPELFFELIGFSEIDTEAYNFASVELKQKAFRIDAVYEPAINSQEMPVFFVEVQFQKDASFYRRFFAEIFLYLQQNESVNYWQAVVIYPTRTIETDDTIPYELLLSCLQVQRVYLDELEAENSLSLAIIRLIVDREETAVERGKELIAPSRQEVEDAALSEKLLELIETILLYKLSNLSREELRTMLGLDEFKQTRLYQDIKLEGLEEGLEEGERRAKLEAIPRLLALGLSAEQVAQALQLSIEQVQQAAQSQSE; this is encoded by the coding sequence GTGAAAACCGACACAATTTTTTATCTTATTTTCCAGCAGTTTCCAGAATTGTTTTTTGAGTTGATAGGCTTTTCAGAAATTGATACGGAGGCTTATAATTTTGCTTCTGTTGAACTCAAGCAAAAGGCTTTTCGCATTGATGCTGTGTACGAACCGGCCATTAATTCTCAAGAAATGCCGGTTTTTTTTGTCGAGGTTCAGTTTCAGAAAGACGCAAGCTTTTACCGGCGGTTTTTTGCGGAGATTTTTTTGTATCTGCAACAAAATGAATCTGTAAATTACTGGCAAGCGGTGGTAATTTATCCGACGCGCACTATCGAAACTGATGATACCATTCCCTATGAATTGCTGCTCAGTTGTCTGCAAGTGCAGCGGGTTTATTTGGATGAATTAGAGGCAGAAAATTCGTTAAGTTTGGCGATTATCCGGTTAATTGTTGATAGGGAAGAAACGGCTGTTGAGCGAGGGAAAGAATTAATTGCTCCTTCGCGTCAGGAAGTAGAAGATGCGGCTTTGTCCGAAAAGCTACTAGAATTAATAGAGACGATATTGCTCTATAAGTTGTCAAATTTGAGTCGAGAGGAGTTGCGAACTATGTTAGGGTTAGATGAGTTTAAGCAAACCAGACTTTACCAGGATATCAAACTTGAAGGTTTAGAGGAAGGATTAGAGGAAGGAGAGCGCCGAGCTAAACTCGAAGCTATCCCCCGCTTGCTGGCATTAGGATTGAGTGCTGAACAAGTCGCACAGGCATTACAGTTGAGTATTGAGCAAGTTCAACAAGCGGCTCAATCGCAGTCGGAGTAA
- a CDS encoding phytochelatin synthase family protein produces MNRSISKICNKKLLYKPLQAFILGLCIATGTSVMAQLLPVKGNLINLNSREGEQLLLESKARTDYLPLSLQFVTQDNLAYCGVASIVMVLNALEIPAPESPEYGKFRLFTQENFFNNEKTRQVVEPQVVARKGMTLDQLSQLIETYAVKVQVYHAGNSSLEEFRKLAVQNLEQPGNFILVNYLRSSLGQETGGHISPIGAYNEKTDRFLIFDVSRYKYPPIWVSTSDLWQSMNTLDSDSGKTRGFVLINPQ; encoded by the coding sequence ATGAACCGCAGTATTAGTAAAATTTGTAACAAAAAACTCCTTTATAAACCGCTGCAAGCATTTATTTTAGGGTTGTGCATAGCCACCGGCACCTCTGTTATGGCTCAACTGCTGCCGGTCAAAGGCAACCTTATTAACCTCAATTCCCGCGAAGGCGAACAATTACTCCTAGAAAGCAAAGCCAGAACCGATTATTTACCCCTCAGCCTGCAATTTGTCACCCAAGATAACCTAGCATATTGCGGCGTTGCCAGTATCGTAATGGTATTAAATGCCTTAGAAATTCCCGCACCCGAATCACCCGAATACGGCAAATTTCGACTTTTTACTCAAGAAAACTTTTTTAATAACGAAAAAACCCGCCAAGTCGTCGAGCCGCAAGTCGTTGCGCGTAAAGGCATGACCCTCGACCAACTCAGTCAACTCATAGAAACTTATGCAGTTAAAGTGCAAGTTTATCACGCCGGCAACAGCAGTTTAGAAGAATTCCGTAAACTAGCCGTGCAGAATTTAGAACAACCAGGGAATTTTATTTTAGTCAATTATTTACGCAGCAGCCTAGGTCAAGAAACAGGCGGTCATATCTCCCCCATTGGCGCATACAATGAAAAAACAGACCGATTTTTAATCTTTGATGTATCCCGTTATAAATATCCCCCCATCTGGGTTAGCACCTCTGATCTATGGCAATCGATGAATACCCTAGACTCAGATTCCGGCAAAACGCGAGGATTTGTCTTAATAAACCCCCAGTAA
- a CDS encoding WGxxGxxG family protein has protein sequence MKRSSIRNLLGASVVAASLAVLPATLPASAQTNTPSGTDTTTTTSPNYRTDDVRTTDTTRDNDFDWGWLGLLGLLGLAGLARRKEPTRYTTERDPDVVRSDYR, from the coding sequence ATGAAACGTTCTTCAATCCGCAATCTTTTGGGCGCCAGTGTAGTCGCAGCTAGTTTAGCTGTATTGCCCGCTACTTTACCCGCTTCTGCTCAAACAAACACTCCTTCTGGGACTGATACCACCACTACCACGTCTCCCAATTACCGCACCGATGATGTCAGAACCACTGATACAACCCGCGATAATGATTTTGATTGGGGTTGGTTGGGCTTGTTAGGTCTTTTGGGTTTGGCTGGTTTGGCTCGTCGCAAAGAACCGACCCGCTACACCACTGAACGCGACCCCGATGTAGTCCGCTCTGACTATCGCTAA
- a CDS encoding DUF4168 domain-containing protein: MAICSAILTPVALAVPLPSSSDQGGMERSLDAASIPSEKVSQFVRAYVQVLGLVESQISQWSTAETTVEQGRPQPEIAAETVASVQAMAFVIIEQYGLTKQEYFQMLSLANTDAEFGERVAAQLQADFADSLSQE, encoded by the coding sequence ATGGCTATATGTAGCGCGATTTTGACGCCGGTGGCTTTGGCTGTGCCTTTGCCTAGTAGTTCTGATCAAGGGGGGATGGAGCGAAGTTTGGATGCTGCGAGCATTCCCTCGGAAAAAGTCAGTCAGTTTGTGCGTGCTTATGTACAAGTGTTGGGGCTTGTGGAAAGCCAGATTTCGCAATGGTCAACCGCAGAAACAACGGTTGAGCAAGGCCGGCCCCAACCAGAAATAGCAGCCGAAACTGTGGCCTCAGTGCAAGCTATGGCTTTCGTTATTATTGAGCAATATGGTTTAACGAAACAGGAGTATTTCCAAATGCTGAGTTTGGCTAATACAGATGCCGAATTTGGTGAGCGAGTGGCTGCTCAACTTCAAGCTGATTTTGCTGATTCTCTCTCTCAAGAGTGA
- a CDS encoding LuxR C-terminal-related transcriptional regulator — protein sequence MAGGESQTQDSLSLRELQVVELVAAGLSNQQIAEQLEISKRTVDNHISNILNKTKSQNRVALVRWALQSGKVCINEVNCCILPLPTNNGNSEPVQQDTPQEDHEDH from the coding sequence ATGGCTGGCGGCGAGTCTCAGACCCAAGATTCCCTTTCCCTGCGAGAGTTGCAAGTGGTTGAACTGGTAGCTGCTGGCTTGAGTAATCAACAGATTGCCGAGCAGCTAGAAATCAGTAAACGCACAGTGGATAACCATATTAGCAATATTCTCAACAAAACTAAGTCCCAAAACCGGGTGGCCCTCGTGCGCTGGGCTTTGCAGTCGGGTAAAGTTTGCATTAATGAGGTAAATTGCTGTATTCTGCCTCTGCCAACCAATAATGGTAACAGTGAGCCGGTACAACAGGATACACCTCAAGAGGATCACGAAGATCACTAG
- the hisS gene encoding histidine--tRNA ligase codes for MGAIQALRGTRDILPDEIAYWQRTEATARDILGRCGYREIRTPIFEETALFERGIGEATDVVGKEMYTFKDRGERSNTLRPEGTAGVVRSYIENKLFGQGGVQRLWYTGPMFRYERPQAGRQRQFHQIGVEVLGSADPRADVEVIAIATNLLQTLGLKNLNLALNSVGNRHDRQQYRQALIDYLTPFKDELDTDSQDRLTRNPLRILDSKDKRTQEIAINAPSILNYLGEDSRRHFDKVQQLLTDLGISYALNPRLVRGLDYYTHTAFEIQSDDLGAQATVCGGGRYDGLVAELGGPETPAVGWAIGLERLTILLQQIQQTPQASIDFYIVSKGEKAEDNALILAQNLRQNSFSVELDLSGSAFGKQFKRADRSGAIACLVLGDEEAVNKTVQLKWLKTGEQSAISQAELLANVEELKSRLQAAK; via the coding sequence ATGGGCGCAATTCAAGCATTACGAGGAACGCGGGATATCTTACCCGATGAAATAGCCTATTGGCAGCGCACAGAAGCCACTGCTAGAGATATTTTAGGCCGCTGCGGTTATCGGGAAATTCGCACGCCAATTTTTGAAGAAACAGCCTTGTTTGAACGCGGAATTGGCGAAGCAACTGATGTAGTCGGCAAGGAAATGTACACCTTTAAAGACCGGGGTGAGCGCTCTAATACCTTGCGTCCCGAAGGTACTGCCGGTGTGGTTCGTTCCTATATCGAAAATAAGCTGTTTGGACAAGGTGGCGTACAGCGTTTGTGGTACACCGGCCCCATGTTTCGCTACGAACGTCCCCAGGCCGGTCGTCAGCGTCAATTTCATCAAATTGGCGTTGAAGTATTAGGCAGTGCTGACCCCCGTGCTGATGTAGAAGTCATTGCCATTGCCACCAATTTACTCCAAACATTAGGCTTAAAAAACTTAAATCTTGCCTTAAATTCTGTCGGCAATCGCCACGATAGACAGCAATACCGCCAAGCCTTGATAGACTATTTAACACCGTTTAAAGACGAGTTAGATACGGATTCCCAAGACCGGCTCACTCGTAATCCTTTGCGAATTTTAGACAGCAAAGATAAACGCACCCAAGAAATTGCTATCAATGCACCCAGTATCTTAAATTATTTGGGAGAAGACTCACGCCGGCACTTTGATAAAGTTCAACAACTTTTAACAGATTTAGGCATTTCCTACGCCTTAAATCCCCGTTTAGTGAGAGGTTTAGATTACTATACCCACACCGCTTTTGAAATTCAATCCGATGATTTAGGCGCTCAGGCAACTGTTTGCGGTGGGGGCCGGTATGATGGTTTAGTGGCAGAATTAGGCGGCCCCGAAACACCGGCAGTCGGTTGGGCAATTGGTTTAGAACGCTTAACAATTTTGTTGCAACAAATTCAACAAACTCCCCAAGCTTCCATTGATTTCTATATCGTTTCTAAGGGCGAAAAAGCCGAAGATAATGCGTTAATTTTGGCACAAAACCTACGTCAAAATAGCTTTAGTGTCGAGTTAGATTTAAGCGGCAGTGCCTTTGGCAAACAATTTAAACGAGCAGACCGAAGTGGGGCGATAGCTTGTTTGGTTCTGGGAGATGAGGAAGCTGTTAATAAAACAGTTCAGTTGAAATGGCTAAAAACTGGAGAACAAAGCGCCATTTCTCAAGCAGAATTGTTAGCCAATGTGGAAGAATTAAAGAGCCGGTTGCAGGCTGCCAAATAG
- a CDS encoding leucine-rich repeat domain-containing protein: MTPAELLQLIQQAAKDKRTHLDLSDQKLTQLPPEIGTLTRLQELSITGNPLSEIPPEIGNLVNSKKIDFSFNELTTLPSEIGLINLTELHLTYNSLTRIPAEIGNLKNLTKLDISGNQLAELPAEIGNLVNLKILDIRDNQLQELPTEIGKLRNLEKLYLSRNQLKELPASIGNLTNLKILDVGKNYLTSIPSELGNLVNLNKLFIWNNKLTSLPPTIANLANLIVLDIPGNEFVKLPSEVGRLINLRELNLSNNKLKALPLEIANLTNLTHLSLAGNELTAVPLEISKLTNLQVLILSENQEKQLPVEIVKEGTQGILAYLQKRE, from the coding sequence ATGACACCGGCAGAATTACTGCAACTTATTCAACAAGCTGCTAAAGATAAACGAACCCATCTTGACCTTTCCGATCAAAAATTGACCCAGCTACCACCAGAAATTGGCACTCTGACAAGATTACAAGAATTATCTATAACCGGCAATCCCTTAAGTGAAATCCCGCCAGAAATAGGCAATCTAGTAAATTCAAAAAAAATTGATTTCAGTTTCAATGAACTCACAACACTGCCATCAGAAATTGGTTTAATTAATTTAACAGAACTCCACCTCACCTATAATAGCCTAACAAGAATACCGGCGGAAATTGGCAACCTTAAAAACTTGACAAAACTTGACATTAGTGGTAATCAATTGGCAGAATTACCAGCAGAAATTGGCAACCTTGTTAATTTAAAGATATTAGATATCAGGGATAATCAACTGCAAGAATTGCCCACAGAAATTGGAAAACTAAGAAACCTAGAGAAGCTTTATCTATCGCGTAATCAACTCAAGGAACTGCCGGCATCTATTGGCAATCTTACTAATCTCAAAATTTTAGATGTGGGCAAAAACTATCTCACATCTATACCCTCCGAACTTGGTAATCTTGTTAATTTAAATAAGTTATTTATTTGGAACAATAAGCTAACATCTTTGCCGCCGACTATCGCCAATTTGGCAAATTTGATAGTCTTGGATATTCCTGGTAATGAATTTGTAAAACTACCCTCCGAAGTTGGCAGACTTATTAACCTGAGAGAGTTAAACTTGTCTAACAATAAATTAAAAGCTTTGCCCCTAGAGATTGCCAATCTCACCAATTTAACGCACTTATCTCTGGCAGGCAATGAATTGACGGCAGTGCCCCTAGAAATTAGCAAACTGACTAACCTTCAGGTGTTAATTTTGAGCGAAAATCAAGAAAAGCAGTTGCCGGTGGAAATTGTCAAAGAAGGAACCCAAGGAATTTTAGCTTATCTTCAAAAACGAGAATAA